In Halanaeroarchaeum sp. HSR-CO, one DNA window encodes the following:
- a CDS encoding chemotaxis protein CheW, giving the protein MAATDTQESEVSTVKQGVVFRLGESAYCLDITAVDEIVERGTLTPLPNTAEHFEGVMDLRGETTTIFNPRSYFDIDAEEAGGDRILILDREDGNVGWIVDSVERVIEYTDDAIESEMSDGAVEGVLRRDDGFIIVVDPSVVDDTT; this is encoded by the coding sequence ATGGCGGCGACGGACACACAAGAGAGCGAGGTTTCGACGGTGAAACAGGGCGTCGTCTTCCGGCTCGGCGAGTCGGCGTACTGCCTCGACATCACCGCCGTCGACGAAATCGTCGAGCGCGGCACGCTGACCCCCTTGCCGAACACCGCCGAGCACTTCGAGGGTGTGATGGACCTTCGTGGCGAGACGACGACGATATTCAACCCACGCAGCTACTTCGACATCGACGCCGAAGAGGCGGGCGGCGACCGGATCCTCATCCTGGATCGAGAGGACGGTAACGTGGGCTGGATCGTGGACAGCGTCGAACGGGTCATCGAATACACGGACGACGCGATCGAATCGGAGATGAGCGATGGCGCAGTCGAGGGCGTCTTGCGCCGGGACGACGGGTTCATCATCGTGGTCGACCCCTCGGTCGTCGACGATACCACCTGA
- a CDS encoding methyl-accepting chemotaxis protein: MGIITKLVDVFASSEAEDDPERETTPSAPQGDVEIGVDEGSVASEQPSDTFEFPGETDSGPEAAAPRTMTADGGTQTQALADQPMDSPGDDLPEPDRPELEVVLEDDPDQLFDNTGTALRVIDDQFNVAKQNRVMTEWTGVDAENEDLKCMNQMSGPVCGTENCTVKQLMEQGKQRVEVEIEKELANGETRETLLVSERITNARGEVVGITESFKDITDIKDAQSDVQESVSELTTAAEDVAESSEGISTTAEEMSGAMEEVTSEVANVSATVEEVASSAEEVAAVSNQAREQAEGGYETAEEAIDTMEDIDEAAGEVSADVFDLRNRVDEIDEIVELINDIADQTNLLALNANIEAARAGEEGDGFAVVANEVKNLAEESQEHAQTIESMIGGIKADTEETVESLEETTEEIDEGIDMVEETMERLEDVVAAIQEAANGVDEVADAADDQAASTEEVAAMIDEANAKAEDVAAEVQNIAAANEEQAQMVSDIEEAIGRLDQGM; this comes from the coding sequence ATGGGTATCATAACGAAACTCGTCGACGTATTCGCCAGTAGCGAAGCCGAGGACGACCCGGAGCGGGAGACGACGCCGTCTGCCCCCCAGGGGGACGTCGAGATCGGGGTCGACGAGGGTTCGGTTGCGAGTGAGCAACCGTCGGATACCTTCGAATTCCCGGGCGAGACGGATTCGGGGCCGGAGGCGGCGGCCCCCAGGACGATGACGGCCGACGGCGGCACCCAGACCCAGGCGCTCGCCGACCAGCCGATGGACTCGCCGGGCGACGACCTCCCCGAACCGGACAGACCCGAGCTCGAGGTCGTTCTCGAGGACGACCCCGATCAACTGTTCGACAACACCGGGACCGCCCTCCGGGTCATCGACGACCAGTTCAACGTCGCCAAGCAGAACCGGGTGATGACCGAATGGACGGGGGTCGACGCCGAGAACGAGGACCTCAAGTGCATGAACCAGATGTCCGGTCCGGTCTGTGGGACCGAGAACTGCACCGTGAAGCAGTTGATGGAGCAGGGAAAACAGCGGGTCGAAGTCGAGATCGAAAAGGAGCTGGCCAACGGCGAGACCCGAGAGACCCTCCTCGTCTCCGAGCGGATCACCAACGCACGCGGTGAAGTGGTCGGCATTACGGAGAGTTTCAAGGACATCACCGACATCAAGGACGCCCAGTCCGACGTCCAGGAGTCCGTCTCCGAACTGACGACTGCCGCGGAGGACGTCGCCGAGAGCTCGGAAGGAATCAGTACGACCGCCGAAGAGATGTCGGGTGCGATGGAGGAAGTCACCTCCGAGGTGGCGAATGTCAGTGCCACGGTCGAGGAGGTCGCATCGAGTGCGGAGGAGGTCGCGGCGGTCAGCAACCAAGCTCGCGAACAGGCCGAGGGCGGGTACGAGACCGCCGAAGAGGCCATCGACACGATGGAGGACATCGACGAAGCCGCGGGCGAGGTCTCCGCCGACGTCTTCGACCTGCGCAACCGGGTCGACGAGATCGACGAGATCGTCGAACTCATCAACGACATCGCGGACCAGACGAACCTGCTCGCGCTCAACGCCAACATCGAGGCCGCGCGTGCCGGCGAGGAGGGTGACGGATTCGCCGTCGTGGCGAACGAGGTCAAGAACCTGGCCGAGGAGTCCCAGGAACACGCCCAGACGATCGAATCGATGATCGGCGGGATCAAGGCGGACACCGAGGAGACCGTCGAAAGTCTCGAGGAGACGACCGAGGAGATCGACGAGGGTATCGACATGGTCGAAGAGACCATGGAGCGCCTGGAGGACGTCGTGGCCGCGATCCAGGAGGCGGCCAACGGGGTCGACGAGGTCGCGGATGCGGCCGACGACCAGGCGGCGAGCACCGAGGAGGTCGCCGCGATGATCGACGAGGCCAACGCCAAGGCCGAGGACGTCGCCGCCGAAGTCCAGAACATCGCCGCGGCCAACGAAGAACAGGCCCAGATGGTCTCCGACATCGAGGAGGCGATCGGCCGTCTCGACCAGGGGATGTGA
- a CDS encoding PAS domain S-box protein — protein MSLNPIPDLSSLTDDSALLQFIDGLDDPILALDEQLRVTVLNTAAERYFGRTEDGIRGQAYTVLFPEESSALQKRLETVIETGDSAEFEQTVDERDGWVTVTAYPSTSGVVVFLEDVSAEKTRARQLERFRTAIDHSNDSVWIVDPNEQTILDVNETACDQLGYACAELRGMSPVDIQTEVSSAAEWRDHVQSIRETGSLTYEGHHRRSDGTTFPVEVEVSMAELENGEEIVVAVARDVTGRRRRLQELRRLKKAVEQAGHAIYITDTDGTIEYVNPAFEEMTGYAATEAIGRNPRSLQSGRMDDSYYERLWETIQDGEIFHEEVPNRRKNGEIYWADQIIAPILEEGEPSAYVAIQRDITERMENERELELLGTLVDSANDAVYVIDEQTGAIEYANETASEMAGYDREELLDLTVVDISAYFETVEEFKDHVESSDKTETITAGHDHLRKDGSPVPVEVSARTVTFDGNSYRIVIARDIAARQSRLRALDEYQRSLERLNDVTLDLLRTESPAQLRDHVLDATMDIFDDAEVAYISYDKAENVLRPEGVRGFETTDELGVTRLAPGESVLWEAFADSSVRVVEDVNERWIDGDGPETWLLIPIANEAILLVTHRNRDEFQDRSVELAKLLSTIGEDAFERIAWETQLQDKRTELELTNERLSELTRVNERARKLQNQLLDTESREEIEAKVCRSLAQFDDVALVWIGGYQPGESTIEPRAWRGPKSSYLDANSFEMPADGSEPAVRAVDERKPVGIQSIAEHIDQDAWYREALKRGFGSALSVPISHDEVRYGVLTIYESGPMSFIEQRQVVFEELGETIARAITMVEQRRSLGSRDRVELQFETDEVDSLCAAFARELNSSMTVDGIVGQGDERYYLYGTVDGVSESAVRNAAEAIPSIRALRILEEGAERVRFEIDTGNQIPPITILESGGRFHEVQVTPSSCVLVVSYHDGAQINTVIDTFVHRHPNWELSARRQLVGQETERTDSTQDRLTDRQLEILSAALHSGYFEWHRKTTGEELAEMFDVSPPTVYRHLRLALREVVEDAVTDRQSR, from the coding sequence ATGTCTTTAAACCCGATCCCGGATCTCTCGTCTCTCACGGATGATTCAGCTCTTCTCCAGTTCATCGACGGCCTCGACGACCCGATTCTGGCCCTCGACGAACAGCTCCGGGTTACGGTACTGAATACGGCCGCAGAACGGTACTTCGGCCGAACCGAGGATGGGATACGAGGCCAGGCGTACACCGTTTTGTTCCCCGAGGAATCTTCTGCGTTGCAGAAGCGACTGGAAACGGTCATCGAAACGGGCGACTCCGCCGAGTTCGAACAGACCGTCGACGAGCGAGATGGCTGGGTAACGGTGACGGCGTATCCGTCCACGTCGGGCGTGGTCGTGTTTCTCGAGGACGTCTCGGCGGAGAAGACACGAGCACGGCAGTTGGAGCGATTCCGCACGGCAATCGACCATTCGAACGACTCGGTGTGGATCGTCGATCCGAACGAACAGACGATTCTGGACGTCAACGAGACGGCCTGTGACCAGCTGGGCTACGCCTGTGCGGAACTCCGTGGGATGTCACCGGTCGATATACAGACGGAGGTCTCGAGTGCCGCGGAGTGGCGTGACCACGTCCAGTCGATTCGGGAGACTGGCTCGCTCACGTACGAGGGCCACCATCGACGGAGCGACGGAACCACGTTCCCCGTCGAGGTCGAGGTATCGATGGCGGAGCTGGAAAACGGCGAGGAGATCGTCGTCGCGGTGGCGCGGGACGTGACTGGCCGCCGGAGACGGTTACAGGAACTGCGGCGCCTCAAGAAGGCGGTCGAACAGGCCGGTCACGCCATCTACATCACCGATACCGATGGAACGATAGAGTACGTCAATCCGGCGTTCGAGGAGATGACCGGGTACGCCGCGACGGAGGCCATCGGTCGGAATCCCCGTAGCCTGCAGTCGGGTCGAATGGACGACTCGTACTACGAGAGGCTCTGGGAAACCATCCAGGACGGGGAAATCTTCCACGAGGAGGTTCCAAACCGCCGCAAGAACGGCGAGATATACTGGGCGGATCAGATCATCGCGCCGATACTGGAGGAAGGGGAACCGAGCGCCTACGTCGCGATCCAGCGGGACATCACCGAACGGATGGAGAACGAACGGGAACTGGAATTACTCGGGACGCTCGTCGATTCGGCGAACGACGCCGTCTACGTGATCGACGAGCAGACCGGGGCCATCGAGTACGCCAACGAGACGGCCAGCGAGATGGCGGGCTACGATCGCGAGGAGTTACTGGACCTGACCGTGGTGGATATCTCCGCATACTTCGAGACGGTCGAGGAGTTCAAAGATCACGTCGAATCGAGCGACAAAACGGAGACGATTACCGCCGGTCACGACCACCTGCGAAAGGATGGGTCGCCGGTCCCGGTCGAGGTCTCCGCACGGACGGTGACGTTCGACGGTAACTCCTACCGTATCGTCATCGCCCGGGATATCGCTGCACGACAGTCGAGATTGCGGGCGCTGGACGAGTACCAGCGCTCGCTCGAACGACTAAACGACGTGACACTCGACCTGCTGCGGACGGAGTCACCAGCGCAGCTCCGCGATCACGTCCTCGACGCGACGATGGACATCTTCGACGACGCCGAGGTCGCGTACATCTCGTACGACAAAGCGGAGAACGTCCTTCGTCCCGAAGGCGTCCGTGGGTTCGAGACCACCGACGAACTGGGTGTCACGCGGTTGGCCCCGGGCGAGTCCGTCCTCTGGGAGGCGTTCGCGGACTCGTCGGTCCGAGTGGTAGAGGACGTGAACGAGCGATGGATCGATGGGGACGGTCCCGAGACGTGGTTGCTCATCCCGATAGCGAACGAGGCGATTCTGCTGGTGACTCACCGAAACCGTGACGAATTCCAGGACCGGTCGGTCGAGCTGGCAAAACTCCTCTCGACTATCGGCGAGGACGCGTTCGAACGGATCGCGTGGGAGACTCAACTTCAGGACAAACGCACCGAACTCGAGTTGACGAACGAGCGGTTGAGCGAACTGACCCGGGTGAACGAACGCGCCAGGAAGTTGCAAAACCAGCTGCTCGACACCGAATCACGCGAAGAGATCGAAGCGAAGGTCTGCCGGAGCCTGGCCCAGTTCGACGACGTCGCACTGGTCTGGATCGGTGGCTACCAACCGGGGGAATCGACGATCGAACCCCGGGCGTGGCGAGGGCCCAAGAGCAGCTACCTCGACGCGAACAGTTTCGAGATGCCCGCCGATGGATCTGAGCCAGCGGTACGGGCCGTCGACGAACGAAAGCCCGTGGGAATCCAGTCGATCGCCGAGCATATCGACCAGGACGCCTGGTATCGGGAGGCACTGAAACGGGGCTTCGGATCGGCGCTCAGCGTCCCGATCAGCCACGACGAGGTCCGCTATGGCGTATTGACGATATACGAATCGGGACCGATGTCGTTCATCGAACAGCGCCAGGTCGTCTTCGAGGAACTCGGGGAGACCATCGCCCGTGCGATTACGATGGTCGAACAGCGCCGGTCACTCGGCAGTCGGGACCGCGTCGAACTCCAGTTCGAGACCGACGAGGTCGACTCGCTCTGTGCGGCCTTCGCTCGCGAACTGAACAGTTCGATGACGGTGGATGGAATCGTGGGACAGGGAGACGAACGATACTACCTCTACGGGACGGTCGACGGTGTCTCGGAATCGGCGGTACGCAACGCGGCAGAAGCGATTCCGAGCATTCGAGCCCTCCGAATACTGGAGGAAGGGGCGGAGCGGGTTCGATTCGAAATCGACACAGGGAATCAGATACCCCCCATCACGATTCTCGAATCCGGGGGCCGGTTCCACGAGGTGCAGGTAACGCCGTCTAGCTGTGTACTCGTCGTGAGTTACCACGACGGGGCCCAGATCAACACGGTCATCGACACCTTCGTCCACCGCCATCCCAACTGGGAACTCAGTGCCCGTCGGCAACTGGTAGGACAGGAGACGGAACGGACCGATTCGACACAGGATCGTCTCACGGACCGCCAACTCGAAATATTATCAGCAGCATTACACTCTGGCTACTTCGAATGGCATCGAAAGACGACCGGCGAAGAACTCGCGGAGATGTTCGACGTCTCACCTCCGACGGTGTATCGGCATCTACGGCTGGCATTACGCGAAGTCGTCGAGGACGCAGTGACCGATCGGCAGTCCCGCTGA
- a CDS encoding ATP-dependent helicase, which translates to MGANAPPDRSADTSVDGEPADTEVLSLLEPAVQEWWVDQFGEYVPENGGYFTPPQREAIPLIHADENALIAAPTGSGKTLASFTAIIDELYRRERTEGLENTVYCLYVSPLKSLANDIHRNLEVPLAGIQERMDERSDEGGDSADSDGIGQIRHAIRHGDTADSERRAMLEETPHILNTTPETLAILLNSPKFKEKLATVEYVIVDEIHSLADSKRGTHLAVSLERLQAMAGDVTRIGCSATVEPLDDIGQFLVGYEDDADSSEGGLAPRDVEIVDTRFLRDYDLELTTPVADLVNTSQSAIQSAFYEHLYELIDAHDSTLVFTNTRSGAERVLHRLREMGPFDETNSGAHHGSLSKEKRQRVERQLKDGTLDVVTTSTSLELGIDMPHVDLVVQIGSPKSVASLLQRVGRAGHRVGETVTGRVIALDRDELVECAVMLAKAEEGFVDRVFVPERAQDVATQHVYGMAINGPRPETEIKGILRRAYPYREYTDEDWEQLLTYLQADFEGFEERNVYAKVWRDENDPPDGEHHYPEYDVGERLIGKRGRLARVIYMTNIGTIPDSFTCDVYTREDTQWVGDLDEEYLDTLDPGDVFVLGGDRYAYRYRRGSKVYVDRTGERPTVPSWFSERLPLSYDLGREILAFQRTLLEHLADGGRAGVRAWLRGFPIDENGVRALARLFDEQVRFAGAESVSTEDRLVVEEVLDRDDYRRRYYVHSNYGRRFNDGLSRVLAYRCAQEANANVSIAVADNGFSLSMPLNRKVDVVGLLRDTVPDAVRDYLRESLDGTDRLARYFRINATRSLMILKRYKGHEKSARRQQISSEMLLGFAEDLTDLAVLEETYREIIEDTLHVEGIETVLGRVQDGDLSVVHHRPPAPTPRAFGLATLSASDVVLTEDQDAALRDFHDRVLEHIDEE; encoded by the coding sequence ATGGGTGCCAACGCGCCACCCGACCGCTCGGCAGACACCTCGGTGGACGGTGAACCCGCAGACACCGAGGTCCTCTCGCTGCTCGAACCCGCCGTCCAGGAGTGGTGGGTCGACCAGTTCGGCGAGTACGTCCCGGAGAACGGCGGCTACTTCACCCCACCGCAGCGCGAGGCCATCCCGCTCATCCACGCGGACGAGAACGCCCTCATCGCCGCCCCGACGGGGAGTGGCAAGACCCTCGCCTCCTTCACGGCCATCATCGACGAACTCTACCGCAGAGAGCGCACCGAGGGGCTCGAGAACACCGTCTACTGTCTGTACGTCTCACCGCTGAAGTCGCTCGCGAACGATATCCATCGGAATCTGGAGGTGCCACTGGCGGGCATCCAGGAACGGATGGACGAACGAAGTGACGAGGGCGGCGATAGTGCGGACAGCGATGGCATCGGCCAGATCCGACACGCCATCAGACACGGCGATACCGCGGACAGCGAGCGACGGGCGATGCTGGAGGAGACGCCCCATATCCTCAACACCACGCCGGAGACGCTCGCCATCCTGCTGAACTCGCCGAAGTTCAAGGAGAAACTCGCGACCGTCGAGTACGTCATCGTCGACGAGATCCACTCGCTGGCCGACTCGAAACGCGGGACCCACCTCGCCGTCAGCCTCGAACGCCTCCAGGCGATGGCGGGCGACGTGACCCGCATCGGCTGTTCGGCGACTGTGGAGCCACTCGACGATATCGGACAGTTCCTGGTCGGCTACGAGGACGATGCGGATTCGTCGGAGGGCGGACTGGCGCCACGGGACGTCGAGATCGTCGACACGCGCTTTCTCCGCGACTACGACCTCGAACTCACCACCCCCGTCGCCGACCTCGTGAACACCTCGCAGTCGGCCATCCAGTCCGCCTTCTACGAGCACCTCTACGAACTCATCGACGCACACGACTCCACGCTCGTGTTCACTAACACGCGCTCGGGCGCGGAACGGGTCCTCCATCGCTTGCGCGAGATGGGGCCGTTCGACGAGACGAACTCCGGGGCCCACCACGGGTCGCTCTCGAAAGAGAAGCGCCAGCGCGTCGAGCGGCAGTTGAAGGACGGCACCCTCGACGTGGTCACGACCTCCACGAGCCTCGAACTCGGCATCGACATGCCCCACGTGGACCTCGTCGTCCAGATCGGGTCCCCGAAGTCGGTCGCTTCGCTGCTCCAGCGGGTGGGGCGGGCAGGCCATCGCGTCGGCGAGACGGTGACCGGACGAGTCATCGCCCTCGACCGCGACGAACTCGTCGAGTGTGCGGTGATGCTCGCGAAGGCCGAGGAGGGGTTCGTCGACCGGGTCTTCGTCCCCGAACGCGCCCAGGACGTCGCGACCCAGCACGTCTACGGCATGGCGATCAACGGCCCCCGCCCCGAGACGGAGATCAAGGGTATCCTCCGGCGAGCCTATCCCTACCGCGAGTACACCGACGAGGACTGGGAGCAGTTGCTCACCTACCTCCAGGCCGACTTCGAGGGCTTCGAGGAGCGCAACGTCTACGCGAAGGTCTGGCGCGACGAGAACGACCCGCCCGACGGCGAGCATCACTACCCCGAGTACGACGTGGGCGAACGCCTGATCGGCAAGCGGGGTCGACTCGCCCGCGTCATCTACATGACGAACATCGGCACCATTCCCGACTCCTTTACCTGTGACGTCTATACCCGGGAGGATACCCAGTGGGTCGGCGACCTCGACGAGGAGTACCTCGACACGCTGGACCCGGGCGACGTCTTCGTCCTGGGGGGTGACCGCTACGCCTACCGCTACCGGCGTGGGTCGAAGGTCTACGTGGACCGCACCGGCGAGCGACCGACCGTCCCCTCCTGGTTCTCCGAACGGCTCCCCCTCTCCTACGACCTCGGGCGCGAGATACTCGCGTTCCAGCGCACCCTGCTCGAGCACCTGGCGGACGGGGGTCGGGCGGGCGTCCGGGCCTGGCTCCGGGGCTTTCCTATCGACGAGAACGGCGTTCGAGCGTTGGCCCGTCTCTTCGACGAGCAGGTCCGGTTCGCTGGCGCGGAGAGCGTGAGCACCGAGGACCGCCTGGTCGTCGAGGAGGTACTCGACCGCGACGACTATCGGCGTCGATACTACGTCCACTCGAACTACGGTCGGCGATTCAACGATGGCCTCTCTCGCGTCCTGGCCTATCGGTGCGCCCAGGAGGCGAACGCGAACGTCTCAATCGCCGTCGCGGACAACGGCTTCAGCCTCTCGATGCCACTCAATCGGAAGGTGGACGTCGTCGGCCTGCTCCGTGACACCGTCCCCGACGCGGTTCGCGACTACCTGCGGGAGAGTCTCGACGGCACCGACCGTCTAGCCCGCTACTTTCGCATCAACGCCACGCGCTCGCTGATGATCCTCAAACGGTACAAGGGCCACGAGAAGTCCGCCCGCCGCCAGCAGATCTCCTCGGAGATGCTCCTCGGGTTCGCCGAGGATCTGACCGACCTCGCCGTCCTCGAGGAGACCTACCGCGAGATTATCGAGGATACCCTCCACGTCGAGGGCATCGAGACCGTCCTCGGGCGCGTCCAGGACGGTGACCTCTCCGTGGTCCACCACCGCCCGCCCGCGCCGACCCCACGTGCGTTCGGGCTGGCGACCCTCTCGGCGAGCGACGTCGTCCTGACCGAGGATCAGGACGCGGCGCTCAGGGACTTCCACGACCGGGTACTGGAACACATCGACGAAGAATGA
- a CDS encoding AAA domain-containing protein, giving the protein MNVRGPVTAVGDGREVSTANGTRSVADVALALDGEPTTVSLWGKWSETAEYLEPGMELLVTDPEPRDRGGYSTSTDSTVVVEPDFLVDVTDVRSWVQCPRMYYLNKLGGLPLKYPVTKGTIVHEVFGDLLRGRDLDEAVAERVDEAALEIGLLGRDRDEVEADVRANAAAIEGWLAQGTLDGEDAWRSEVTLISETVGIKGRADAIRRGMPVELKTGKNTNRSPRFQDKIQAASYALLLAERGVEPNTGTLLYTKNTAVDRSAVSGDLSPAKEFSIGPGLLNFVVRTRNEIAAMEHDRSVPTGYEADAKCEYCFEQDTCMVVSGRLAQESKAGAVGTPLPEDEREYFQTFYDAIEAERDAIHEEYRKLWTQTPEERVDTDRAVVDLEPSDREELPDGRWRLRATRPAPVASKIREGDRVLASDGDPVAGRAEMARVTRLDAEVVEVTTDEPVPLRRLDVYPSEFSVDRMLTALYDGLLRADQRRKDVLFGRADPDFGDEGVDAVPTNEAQNAAVERALNARDFALIHGPPGTGKTYTIAALVEALVERGDRVLLASFTNRAVDNALEAVRDRGIDDPVRVGTENGVREDMQDVRLDRSGDPATQAGALESASVVAATTATCGSRVLRSQEFDVVVVDEASQLTEPDALAAINRGDRFVLVGDHHQLPPVVQSDSRLTTSLFERLIDAHPEAAVMLDRQYRMSQRIQAFSSREFYEGALRPATPSVAGQTLADLDVDTDAVPDGVTFHQVTGTTAPHTDAAEAEYVADLVSGYLDAGVPAVDVGVIAPFRAQVAEIGRLVPSGVVVDTVDRFQGSSKEVVVVSFVATGSLDGPIFEDARRMNVALTRAKKALALVGDRAALSEDERYARMVDWADR; this is encoded by the coding sequence GTGAACGTTCGGGGTCCGGTGACTGCCGTCGGCGATGGTCGCGAGGTCTCGACAGCCAACGGCACCCGGTCGGTGGCAGACGTCGCCCTCGCGCTCGACGGCGAGCCGACGACCGTCTCGCTCTGGGGCAAGTGGTCGGAGACGGCAGAATACCTCGAACCGGGGATGGAACTGCTCGTCACCGACCCGGAACCCCGGGACCGGGGTGGCTACTCGACGAGCACCGATTCTACTGTCGTCGTCGAACCGGACTTCCTCGTCGACGTGACAGACGTCAGATCGTGGGTGCAGTGTCCCCGGATGTACTACCTGAACAAACTCGGTGGTCTCCCGCTCAAGTACCCCGTCACGAAGGGGACCATCGTCCACGAGGTGTTCGGCGACCTGCTCCGTGGTCGTGACCTCGACGAGGCGGTCGCCGAACGCGTCGACGAGGCGGCCCTGGAGATCGGTCTCCTCGGTCGCGACCGCGACGAGGTGGAAGCCGACGTCCGGGCGAATGCGGCCGCAATCGAGGGGTGGCTCGCGCAGGGAACCCTCGACGGCGAGGACGCCTGGCGCTCGGAGGTGACGCTCATCTCGGAGACGGTCGGCATCAAGGGGCGGGCCGACGCCATTCGCCGGGGGATGCCGGTGGAGTTGAAGACCGGCAAGAACACCAACCGGTCACCCCGATTCCAGGACAAGATCCAGGCAGCGTCCTACGCGCTCCTCCTCGCCGAACGCGGGGTCGAACCGAACACCGGGACGCTCCTGTACACCAAGAACACCGCCGTCGACCGCTCGGCAGTCTCCGGCGACCTCTCGCCGGCGAAGGAGTTCTCCATCGGCCCCGGCCTGCTGAATTTCGTGGTCCGGACCCGCAACGAGATCGCCGCCATGGAGCACGACCGGTCGGTGCCAACGGGGTACGAGGCAGACGCCAAATGCGAGTACTGCTTCGAGCAGGACACCTGCATGGTCGTCTCCGGACGGCTTGCACAGGAGTCGAAAGCCGGTGCGGTCGGCACGCCGCTCCCCGAAGACGAACGCGAGTACTTCCAGACGTTCTACGACGCCATCGAGGCGGAACGCGACGCCATCCACGAGGAGTACCGCAAACTCTGGACGCAGACGCCCGAGGAACGGGTCGATACCGACCGCGCGGTCGTGGACCTCGAACCGTCGGACCGCGAGGAACTTCCGGACGGCCGCTGGCGGTTGCGGGCGACACGACCCGCCCCAGTCGCCTCGAAGATCCGGGAGGGTGACAGGGTGCTCGCGAGCGACGGCGACCCGGTCGCGGGCCGCGCGGAGATGGCACGTGTCACCCGACTCGACGCCGAGGTCGTGGAGGTCACGACGGACGAACCGGTCCCACTGCGCCGACTCGACGTCTATCCATCGGAGTTCTCCGTCGATCGGATGCTCACCGCCCTCTACGACGGGCTCTTGCGAGCGGACCAGCGCCGGAAGGACGTGTTGTTCGGTCGCGCGGACCCGGATTTCGGCGACGAAGGGGTCGATGCCGTCCCCACCAACGAGGCCCAGAATGCGGCGGTCGAACGAGCACTCAACGCTCGCGATTTCGCCCTCATCCACGGCCCGCCGGGAACGGGAAAGACCTACACCATCGCGGCACTGGTCGAGGCCCTCGTCGAACGAGGCGACCGGGTCCTCCTCGCTTCGTTCACCAACCGGGCGGTCGACAACGCGCTCGAGGCCGTTCGTGATCGTGGCATCGACGACCCGGTCCGCGTGGGCACCGAGAACGGCGTCCGTGAGGACATGCAGGACGTCCGCCTCGACCGGTCGGGCGACCCGGCAACCCAGGCCGGGGCGCTCGAATCCGCGTCGGTGGTCGCCGCCACGACCGCCACCTGCGGGTCGCGAGTGCTCCGCTCCCAGGAGTTCGACGTGGTGGTCGTCGACGAGGCGAGTCAGTTGACCGAACCCGACGCCCTCGCGGCCATCAACCGCGGCGACCGGTTCGTGCTGGTCGGCGACCACCACCAGTTACCTCCCGTGGTCCAGTCGGACTCTCGGCTCACGACCTCGTTGTTCGAACGGCTCATCGACGCCCATCCCGAGGCAGCCGTCATGCTGGACCGGCAGTACCGCATGTCACAGCGTATCCAGGCGTTCTCCTCGCGGGAGTTCTACGAGGGGGCACTCCGCCCCGCCACCCCATCAGTTGCCGGACAGACGCTCGCCGACCTCGACGTCGATACCGACGCCGTCCCTGATGGCGTCACCTTTCACCAGGTGACTGGCACGACTGCCCCTCATACCGACGCGGCAGAAGCGGAGTACGTCGCGGACCTCGTGTCCGGCTACCTGGACGCTGGCGTCCCCGCTGTGGACGTGGGCGTCATCGCTCCGTTCCGTGCGCAGGTCGCCGAGATCGGTCGCCTGGTTCCTTCGGGCGTCGTCGTGGATACCGTCGACCGCTTCCAGGGCTCGAGCAAGGAGGTCGTCGTCGTCTCCTTCGTGGCGACCGGGTCGCTCGATGGGCCCATTTTCGAGGACGCACGGCGGATGAACGTCGCGCTCACGCGGGCGAAAAAGGCCCTCGCCCTCGTCGGTGACCGGGCGGCGCTTTCGGAAGACGAGCGATACGCTCGGATGGTCGACTGGGCGGACCGCTGA